Sequence from the Thermomicrobium sp. 4228-Ro genome:
GGAGCGACGACAACGTCGGCTCATCGCTTGTCGGCACGTGCCGCACCAGCAGCCAGTACACCCCCATGCCAACGAGCCAGAGCACGCCAGCGGTCACAATGGCCCCGAGCAAGGGGTCGAGCCCGAGCCGGCGAAAGGCTTCAAGCGTCAGGTACGCGCCAAGCATCATAAAGCCGGCATGCGCCAGGTTCACCAGCTTCATGACGCCATAGGCCAGCGCCAGCCCGTAGGACATGATGGCGTAGACCCCAGCAAGGAGCAGGGACGCGACCAGCAAGTTGACAAACTGCGCGGCACTCACCGTGCCACATCCCCGGTACTACGAGCGCGGGATCGGCGCCACGGGATCACCCGTCGCCGAATCCTGCGGATAGACGATATCAACCTTGCCGTCCGGCTTGTTCTGCACAATGACGAACGGGGCCTTCACCTGCCCGTTCTGCTGGAACTTCAGTTCCTGCCCAGGCAGCAAGGACGGCTTCAAGTCGACCTGGCGCAGCGCATCGCGGATCGCTTTGTGGTCGAGCGAGCCAGCCTGCTCAATGGCTGCCGCGAGCGCGCGTACGGCTTCATAGGCTGGGGCGGCGTACCAGGAGTCCGGCGCATGACCCGTGAAGGCGGTGTAGTCTTGCACAAACTGCTTCACCTGGGGGTACGGCAAACGCGACGACCACCAGATGCCAGCGAAGATATAGTTCACCGCATCACCAAGGGCCTTGCGCGCGTCTGCTTCCGGCCCACGTGCGCCGTAGCTGATCATTTGATGGTGCAGACCGAGCTGCGTGTACTGCCGGTGCATGGTGATATAGTCCGGCAGGTGGGCATCGGAGAGGAAGATGTCAGCGTTAGCCGCTTGCACCTTCTGGAGCAGGCCGGAGAAGTCCGTGCTATTGAGCTCGAACTTCTCGTTCACGACGATGGTGAAGTACCCGGGATGCTCCTCGATCCACTGCTGGATGCCATTGACGTAGTCGATACCGTGATCGGTATTCTCAACGACCAGGGCGATCTTGAGCCCTTCTTGAGCTTGCCCTGATCGACGAGCCAGCCAAGGAACTGCATCGTGGTATAGCCCAGCTGATCGACTGGGCTGAGCGTCCCAAAGATCCACTGGTACCCCTGGGAAAAGATGGAGCTGGCCGCAGCACCCGGCGTGATCCAGACGGTTTGATAGCGGTCGGCCATCACGGACTGCGCTTGCCCAAGCGCCGTCGAGTAGCCGCCGATCACCGCGACCACCTTATCGGAACTCATCGCCCGTTCGACAAGCGATGCCGACTTCGCCTGATCCGAGCCATCGTCGTAGAAGACGATCTGGATCGGCAGCTTCTTGCCCAGGCTCTTGACCATGACGCCGCCCTGGTCGTTGATCTGCTTCACGGCGAGCTCGATACCTTCTTTCTGGTACTGCCCAGGCTTCGCCTCGCTCCCGGTAATCGGCAGGACGACGCCGATCTTGATCACGTCACCGCTTGCTGCCTGGCCGCCGGAGCTCGCCGTGCTCGCCGCAGCTGGGGTGGTCGCCGTTGTCGCCGACGTCGCCTCGGTCGGCGACGCAGCACTCCCAGCCGCGCCCGTAGTCGGGGTCGGCGTTGCCGCGCCACCACACCCAGCAACAACCAGACCGAGCGCACAGAGCAGGCCAACCAGTGACAGCCGCAGACGCTGCCGCCCCATCATCATTCTGTATGCTCCCTCCTCACGTCCGAACACTTCTGCATCACCACTGCGGTCGTCGCAAGCTATGGCGCAGTATACAGGCAACCTGCCAGCGCGGTCAATTGCACGTCTGGTTCGTCCGCGGTGCGGGCGAGCACGGCGACACGGCGCGGGGAAGCGGCTGTCGCTGTGCTGGCGTCCCTCAGGCGGAGCGGGCCACGGCACGCGCTGCGGCGAACTGTCGAGATCCTTGCCCCTCCCTAGGCCCAGTGCGTCGCGGCCCGCGGCCATAACCGTAGCCACGGCAGCGTCGTTGCAGCTGTCGTACCATGGGCAGTGGCCAGAGAGCACGTGGCAGTCGAGCAGGATAGACCATCGCCGTGCAGCACGCCGCGTGTAGCGACCGTGGCGTGTACGATCCCTGGGTCACCGGTTCCGGAAATATGATCGCGAGTCGCCGTCTGACCGCTATGTGCCGACCTATTTCCGTCTCGCGCGCTGAGCGCCGTACGCGCCTGGCAGGCTGCGGGATGGACCGCGTGCTGTCCTGTCGCGCGGTGGACATGGCGAGCGGCCCCCGGTGGGTGCCGTGGGACCGTTTCGCTGTTCACGGCCTTGAGCGGGGAGGTAACCCGGCCACAGGCACGTGCGGAGAGCGGCGGCACTACCGGCAGGCACAGCGGTCAGGTTGCCCGTGCGCGGAGGAAGGGCGGCAGGGATCGCGGCCGCGACGGGAAGAAGGGCATCAGCAATCCAGGAGGAGCGTCAAGGAGGCGAGCGCGGGCAGGGGTGCCGAGCGTGCCGTGATGCACACCAGAAAAGTCCTGCAAACGAGCGTCAGAAGCGACAGAAACCACGGGAAGATCCGCGTCGGCATGCGGAAATTGTTTCTGACGCTCCCCTGGTGCACGAGCGTCAGACGGGCGTCAGAAAGAGCCGGGGAGCGCCAGAACGTCGCTGCGGCGGGAGGCGTGTCAACTGACGGCGGGGGCGCGACAAACCCGCGCGGAGACGATTGTGGGCATCAGGCATGCACGCGCCGGCGCCGCGTCGACGTGATCCGGACAGCACGCGTTCCCAGCAGCCATCGGCGCGCCTGGAGATTGCCGCGCGCCATGGCCACGGGGTGCCACTGCCTGCTCCTCACGCACTCACTGCCGGAGTGTATCGTTGAGCTGGAGGGCCAGTTCGTAGAGCTCGTCGATCACCTTGTGAAGTGTCGGCCAGTTCTCCCGGCCAACCCAGACGACCTGTTCCTTCCCATCCCGATCACGCACATGCTTGTGGTGCGCATCCGGGTGACCTTCACGGCTGTACCGATGGTCATTGTCATAGCGAAAGAGTTCGCGCACCTGGCCATCCGGCAACATCCGCAAAGCCTGGTAGGCATAGCGCACGGTCTATACCTCACGCCGCCCACGGGTGACACGCACCGCGAAGACCTTGTCAACAGCAAGGCTGTACCCACCGCGAAAGTGCAACCGGCCCAGGAGCGTGATGCGATTCCCACCCTCTTCCGTGCGCCACTCGAGCGCGTCGTTGATGAGGAATCCCCGTCGTTCCCAGAACGCGAGGTAGCCTTGATGTGTCTTCACGTAGTTGTCGAGGCTATTCCACCCGTGCGGGTCACCGTGTTGTCCGGGCTTTGCGCCGGGCATGCTGTTCGATCTCCCAGAGATGCAGCCACTGGTTGACCTCGAAGGTTTCCACCAGGCGCCCCCTCAATCGCTTGGTGGATCTGGTCAGAGGGAATGCCGTAGCGCATCTCAAACGCGGCGATGGCCGCCCGGCGCTCCT
This genomic interval carries:
- a CDS encoding ABC transporter substrate-binding protein — encoded protein: MALVVENTDHGIDYVNGIQQWIEEHPGYFTIVVNEKFELNSTDFSGLLQKVQAANADIFLSDAHLPDYITMHRQYTQLGLHHQMISYGARGPEADARKALGDAVNYIFAGIWWSSRLPYPQVKQFVQDYTAFTGHAPDSWYAAPAYEAVRALAAAIEQAGSLDHKAIRDALRQVDLKPSLLPGQELKFQQNGQVKAPFVIVQNKPDGKVDIVYPQDSATGDPVAPIPRS
- a CDS encoding ABC transporter substrate-binding protein, translated to MIKIGVVLPITGSEAKPGQYQKEGIELAVKQINDQGGVMVKSLGKKLPIQIVFYDDGSDQAKSASLVERAMSSDKVVAVIGGYSTALGQAQSVMADRYQTVWITPGAAASSIFSQGYQWIFGTLSPVDQLGYTTMQFLGWLVDQGKLKKGSRSPWSLRIPITVSTTSMASSSGSRSIPGTSPSS